The proteins below come from a single Deinococcus humi genomic window:
- a CDS encoding SDR family oxidoreductase gives MELKNKTVVITGAASGIGLALATRFVHEGATVIASDRNAEVGAQKAQEIGARFVAADVGQEADVKALIDDVLGKEGQIDLFCSNAGIAVGEGPETPDRVWDLIHRVNVMSHVWAARHLLPHMLERGEGYLLNTASAAGLLTELHSAPYAVTKHAALAFAEWLAVTYGDRGIKVACLCPEGVWTPMIQNAPILQQTAVTTDVLVEETLKVLHADGFLITTHDTTLKSFQNKAGNYGEWISKMRHLRKKAMALLEGGNTFKDGEAPRTEGHP, from the coding sequence ATGGAACTGAAGAACAAGACTGTCGTTATTACGGGCGCCGCCTCGGGGATCGGGCTGGCCCTCGCCACCCGCTTCGTGCACGAGGGGGCAACTGTCATCGCCTCGGACCGCAATGCGGAGGTTGGAGCGCAGAAGGCCCAGGAGATCGGCGCACGGTTCGTGGCCGCCGATGTGGGCCAGGAAGCTGATGTCAAGGCATTGATTGACGACGTGCTGGGCAAGGAAGGCCAGATTGACCTGTTCTGTTCCAACGCCGGTATCGCCGTTGGTGAGGGACCGGAAACACCGGACAGGGTATGGGACCTGATTCACCGCGTTAACGTGATGTCCCATGTCTGGGCCGCCCGTCACCTGCTGCCACACATGCTTGAGCGTGGCGAGGGCTACTTGCTCAACACCGCGTCAGCAGCGGGCCTGTTGACTGAGCTGCATTCTGCGCCCTACGCCGTGACCAAACACGCCGCACTGGCCTTTGCGGAGTGGCTGGCCGTCACCTACGGGGACCGGGGCATCAAGGTGGCGTGTCTGTGCCCGGAGGGCGTGTGGACGCCCATGATCCAGAACGCGCCCATCCTGCAGCAGACGGCGGTCACCACCGACGTGCTGGTGGAAGAAACCCTGAAGGTGCTTCACGCCGATGGTTTCCTGATCACCACCCACGACACCACCTTGAAGTCCTTCCAGAACAAGGCGGGCAACTACGGCGAGTGGATCAGCAAGATGCGCCACCTGCGCAAGAAGGCGATGGCGCTGCTGGAGGGGGGGAACACGTTCAAGGACGGAGAAGCGCCGCGCACCGAGGGTCATCCTTGA
- a CDS encoding phosphotransferase family protein, producing MSRPETSAVRSGEELPLETLREVLRGRVEGDLNALEVTQFPGGFSNLTYLLQMGESEYVLRRAPLGPVAKGAHDMAREYHLLEKIHPVLSVAPQPLFLVEDPQILGSPFYLMERRRGLVVRTTIPAEYRSLPDAPRQMSEAVADTLAALHAVDIDAAGLRSIGRPEGFNARQVGGWAGRWRRARDLLKDSGDLPPPAELRDELVIAWLEAHTPEESAHTLVHNDLKLDNLMLDPADPSHVVALLDWEMTTVGDPLVDLGLTLTYWTMPEQPGRGINEIGANFPGFLNREEFIARYAQRSARHVTSDSVRWYEVLGHFKLAVIVIQIFARYRAGQTSDPRFAPLAAQAEWLILEAWRRISAEAMGDGGEVHPTDE from the coding sequence TTGAGTCGCCCGGAGACCTCAGCGGTGCGTTCCGGCGAGGAGTTGCCACTGGAGACCTTGCGTGAGGTCCTGCGTGGCCGGGTGGAGGGGGACCTGAACGCGCTGGAGGTGACACAGTTTCCCGGCGGCTTCTCAAACCTCACCTACCTGCTTCAGATGGGCGAGAGCGAGTACGTGCTGCGCAGGGCCCCCCTGGGCCCAGTGGCGAAGGGAGCGCATGACATGGCCCGCGAGTATCACCTGCTGGAAAAGATTCATCCGGTGCTGAGCGTCGCCCCGCAGCCGCTGTTTCTGGTAGAGGACCCACAGATCCTGGGTTCCCCCTTTTATCTGATGGAACGGCGGCGCGGTCTGGTGGTACGCACGACGATTCCAGCCGAGTACCGCTCCCTGCCGGACGCACCCCGCCAGATGTCCGAAGCGGTGGCCGACACGCTGGCCGCCCTGCACGCCGTGGACATCGATGCAGCTGGTCTACGGTCCATCGGCAGGCCCGAGGGTTTCAATGCCCGGCAGGTAGGCGGTTGGGCTGGACGCTGGCGGCGCGCGCGGGACCTCTTGAAGGACAGCGGCGATCTTCCGCCGCCTGCTGAACTGCGTGATGAGCTGGTGATCGCGTGGCTCGAAGCCCACACACCTGAAGAATCCGCCCACACCCTGGTTCACAACGATCTGAAATTGGACAATCTGATGCTGGACCCCGCCGATCCATCGCATGTGGTGGCCTTGCTGGACTGGGAAATGACCACCGTGGGTGATCCACTGGTGGACCTGGGCCTCACGCTGACGTACTGGACCATGCCCGAACAGCCGGGACGTGGGATAAATGAGATCGGGGCAAACTTCCCAGGCTTCCTGAACCGCGAGGAGTTCATCGCCCGCTACGCCCAGCGGTCTGCTCGTCATGTGACGAGCGACTCAGTACGCTGGTACGAGGTGCTGGGCCATTTCAAGCTGGCGGTGATCGTGATTCAGATTTTCGCTCGCTACCGCGCGGGACAGACCAGCGACCCGCGTTTCGCGCCTCTGGCCGCGCAGGCCGAGTGGCTAATTCTAGAGGCATGGCGGAGAATCTCTGCAGAGGCGATGGGCGATGGTGGCGAGGTGCACCCCACCGATGAGTGA
- a CDS encoding histidine phosphatase family protein, whose product MSELILVRHGQATPFEQDTDRLSELGEQQARAVGLALSTEGFTPTHVMHGPLVRQHRTAQIAADAAHFVDADAPPPWPDAVEDTRLAEYDGDGLLRELAPRLAAQDDAFAATARQFHERRHAPDRNRSFQPLLEQLAGAWQEGRVGHAEVEAWATFRQRVHAALGDVLRLPSGSSVVVFTSGGVIGLMVALTLDAPDAAALRLNWRVRNGSLTRFTFGGGRLSLDSFNEVAHLPPELRSWR is encoded by the coding sequence ATGAGTGAGTTGATCCTGGTCCGCCACGGTCAGGCCACGCCGTTTGAACAGGATACGGACCGCCTCTCTGAACTGGGCGAGCAGCAGGCGCGGGCGGTGGGGCTGGCGCTGAGCACTGAGGGGTTCACCCCGACGCACGTCATGCACGGTCCGCTTGTCCGGCAACACCGTACGGCACAGATCGCTGCCGATGCGGCTCATTTTGTGGACGCGGACGCTCCCCCGCCCTGGCCCGATGCCGTTGAAGACACTCGGCTGGCCGAGTACGACGGCGATGGGCTGCTCCGCGAACTCGCGCCGCGGCTGGCCGCTCAGGACGACGCCTTTGCCGCCACTGCCCGGCAGTTTCACGAGCGTCGGCATGCGCCGGATCGCAACCGCTCCTTTCAACCCCTGCTGGAGCAGCTGGCGGGAGCGTGGCAGGAGGGCCGGGTGGGCCACGCGGAAGTCGAGGCCTGGGCCACCTTCCGCCAGCGGGTCCACGCGGCACTGGGAGATGTGCTGCGCCTGCCCTCCGGCTCCTCTGTGGTTGTCTTTACCAGCGGCGGCGTGATCGGCCTGATGGTGGCGCTGACGCTGGACGCCCCGGACGCGGCGGCCCTGCGACTCAACTGGCGGGTCCGCAACGGAAGCCTGACCCGCTTCACGTTCGGGGGTGGACGCCTGAGCCTGGACTCCTTCAACGAGGTGGCCCACCTGCCACCCGAACTGCGAAGCTGGCGGTAG
- a CDS encoding gamma-glutamyl-gamma-aminobutyrate hydrolase family protein has protein sequence MPARPLIGLTSSHLADTAPRTHHGLSRRYSEAVEQVGGLPTLLPNLPDLAADYAAQVDAVVLTGGVDVHPRHFGQHPRRGLGEVDEARDAFETELYRAARALGKPVLGICRGVQMINVLEGGTLHQHLPDVQWAWADHAQRVHASTLGHEVTFTPGSLLGGTHGDRALVNSSHHQAIDEVAPTLQVTALAPDGVVEALEGDGVIGVQWHPEVLFQAHPHALGTFTAFMRLLN, from the coding sequence ATGCCTGCACGTCCGCTGATCGGTCTAACCTCCTCACACCTTGCCGACACCGCGCCTCGCACCCATCACGGTTTGTCGCGGCGTTATTCCGAAGCAGTGGAGCAGGTGGGGGGGCTTCCCACCCTACTGCCCAACCTGCCTGATCTGGCCGCCGACTACGCTGCGCAGGTGGACGCGGTCGTGCTCACCGGTGGCGTGGACGTGCATCCACGCCACTTCGGCCAGCACCCCCGGCGTGGCCTGGGCGAGGTGGACGAGGCCCGCGATGCCTTCGAAACCGAGCTGTACCGCGCCGCCCGTGCATTGGGCAAACCCGTGCTGGGCATCTGCCGGGGCGTTCAGATGATCAACGTGCTGGAGGGGGGCACGCTGCATCAGCACTTGCCTGACGTGCAGTGGGCCTGGGCCGACCATGCCCAGCGTGTTCATGCCAGTACGCTGGGCCACGAGGTGACGTTCACGCCGGGCAGTTTGCTGGGAGGGACCCACGGCGACCGCGCGTTGGTCAACTCCTCACATCATCAGGCCATTGATGAAGTGGCGCCGACGTTGCAGGTCACCGCTCTAGCCCCCGATGGCGTCGTTGAGGCGCTGGAGGGAGACGGTGTAATCGGGGTTCAGTGGCATCCTGAAGTGCTTTTTCAGGCGCACCCGCACGCGCTGGGCACCTTTACTGCCTTTATGCGACTGCTCAACTAG
- a CDS encoding glycosyltransferase family 1 protein: MPALLVLAHLRWDFVFQRPQHLLTRAARDRTVYYIEEPIFGEHDSHLERRREGNVIVCTPRIRAGLSPDESQGKTAQMLTELVRAEGLIEYDLWVYTPMELPVTVGLSPRVTVYDCMDELANFKGAPPELRQREAQLFDRAGVVFTGGQRLYEAKSERHPNVHPFPSSVEVCHFAQARNGLADPADQAGMARPRLGFYGVIDERFDTELIAEVARRRPEWQFVLIGPVVKIDPVDLPQAANLHYLGMKGYADLPAYLAHWDVALLPFARNDATEFISPTKTPEYLAAGVPVVSTGICDVVRPYGQLELARIADTPEEFEAACQAALDERGTEAGQHRQTRADQYLNGLSWDLTWSEMAQLIEEAAAPATLHTRTSSHAALLTGSDD, encoded by the coding sequence ATGCCTGCACTTCTGGTGCTGGCGCATCTGCGCTGGGACTTTGTTTTTCAACGTCCTCAGCATCTGCTAACCCGAGCAGCCCGTGACCGCACCGTTTATTACATCGAAGAACCCATTTTCGGTGAGCACGACAGTCACTTAGAGCGTCGGCGTGAGGGCAACGTCATTGTTTGCACGCCCCGAATCCGGGCGGGACTGTCGCCGGACGAGTCTCAGGGAAAAACTGCGCAGATGTTAACTGAGCTGGTGAGAGCCGAGGGTCTGATCGAATACGATCTCTGGGTCTACACCCCCATGGAGCTGCCTGTGACGGTAGGCCTCAGTCCGCGCGTCACGGTTTACGACTGCATGGATGAACTGGCTAATTTCAAGGGTGCCCCCCCTGAATTGCGGCAGCGTGAGGCACAGCTGTTTGACCGTGCGGGAGTGGTCTTCACTGGTGGTCAACGCCTATACGAGGCCAAGTCCGAACGTCATCCCAACGTGCATCCTTTCCCATCCAGCGTGGAGGTCTGCCATTTCGCACAGGCACGCAACGGTCTGGCAGATCCTGCGGATCAGGCAGGAATGGCGCGGCCCCGCCTGGGGTTTTACGGCGTCATCGATGAACGGTTTGACACCGAGCTGATCGCTGAGGTGGCCCGCCGCCGTCCTGAATGGCAGTTCGTTCTGATCGGCCCAGTAGTCAAAATCGATCCTGTTGATCTGCCCCAAGCAGCCAATCTCCACTACCTGGGTATGAAAGGCTACGCGGACCTGCCCGCCTATCTGGCCCACTGGGATGTAGCGCTCTTGCCTTTTGCACGCAATGATGCCACCGAGTTCATCAGTCCCACCAAGACTCCCGAGTATCTGGCAGCAGGTGTTCCGGTCGTCTCAACAGGCATCTGCGACGTGGTCCGCCCTTATGGACAGTTGGAACTGGCCCGGATTGCGGACACTCCTGAAGAGTTTGAGGCGGCCTGCCAAGCAGCGCTGGACGAGCGTGGCACGGAAGCAGGCCAGCATCGCCAGACCAGAGCTGACCAATACCTGAACGGGCTGTCCTGGGACCTGACATGGTCGGAGATGGCCCAATTGATCGAAGAAGCGGCGGCTCCAGCTACCCTGCACACGCGCACCTCCAGCCATGCGGCCCTGTTGACAGGTTCAGATGACTGA
- the glf gene encoding UDP-galactopyranose mutase, with the protein MTESSIRKNERTGGSASKFDYLIVGAGFAGSVLAERLASVGRRVLIVDRRPHIGGNAYDRYDDAGILIHPYGPHIFHTNSAEVFAYLSRFTEWRPYQHRVLASVDGQELPIPINLDTVNRLYGLNLTAFQVEEFFASVAEPVEKVRTSEDVVVGKVGRDLYNKFFRGYTRKQWGLDPSELDASVTARVPTRTNRDDRYFADTYQAMPLHGYTRMFEAMLAHPNIKVMLNTDYREILHLIPHDHLIYTGPVDAFFEYQYGRLPYRSLEFRHETHDMPQFQPVGTVNFPNDYAYTRISEFKHITGQRHERTSVVYEYPQAEGDPYYPVPRPENAELYKKYEALAQAQPDVTFVGRLATYRYYNMDQVVAQALTTFKKLQDQPVKEGEPLQV; encoded by the coding sequence ATGACTGAGTCTTCAATCCGAAAGAATGAACGTACAGGCGGGTCAGCCTCCAAGTTCGACTATCTGATCGTGGGAGCAGGCTTTGCCGGCAGTGTGCTGGCCGAGCGGCTGGCGAGCGTAGGGCGGCGAGTGCTCATCGTGGATCGCCGCCCACATATCGGCGGTAACGCCTATGACCGCTACGACGATGCCGGCATTCTGATTCACCCCTATGGCCCCCACATCTTCCACACCAATAGTGCCGAGGTCTTTGCCTATCTCTCGCGCTTTACCGAGTGGCGCCCGTACCAACACCGTGTTCTGGCGAGTGTGGACGGCCAAGAACTGCCGATTCCCATCAATCTTGACACCGTCAACCGGCTGTATGGGTTGAACCTGACGGCATTTCAGGTCGAGGAGTTCTTTGCCTCGGTGGCCGAGCCCGTCGAGAAGGTGCGCACCAGCGAAGACGTCGTGGTGGGCAAGGTGGGGCGCGATCTATATAACAAGTTCTTCCGGGGGTATACCCGTAAGCAGTGGGGACTGGACCCCAGTGAACTGGACGCCAGCGTCACCGCACGCGTGCCCACCCGCACCAATCGGGATGATCGCTACTTCGCCGATACCTATCAGGCCATGCCCCTCCACGGATATACCCGCATGTTTGAAGCGATGCTGGCCCACCCCAACATCAAGGTCATGCTCAACACCGATTACCGCGAGATTCTGCATCTGATCCCTCATGACCACCTGATTTACACCGGTCCGGTAGATGCCTTTTTCGAATATCAGTATGGCAGGCTGCCCTACCGTAGCCTGGAATTCCGACACGAGACGCACGATATGCCGCAGTTCCAGCCTGTGGGCACCGTCAACTTTCCCAACGACTACGCCTACACCCGTATCAGCGAGTTCAAACACATCACCGGCCAGCGCCATGAGCGCACCAGCGTGGTATACGAGTACCCTCAGGCGGAGGGCGATCCGTACTACCCGGTACCGCGCCCCGAGAACGCCGAGTTGTACAAGAAATATGAAGCGCTTGCGCAGGCACAGCCCGACGTAACCTTTGTGGGCCGCCTGGCCACCTACCGATATTACAACATGGACCAAGTGGTTGCTCAGGCTCTGACCACCTTCAAAAAGTTGCAGGATCAGCCCGTAAAGGAAGGGGAACCGCTACAGGTCTAG